A region of the Phyllopteryx taeniolatus isolate TA_2022b chromosome 9, UOR_Ptae_1.2, whole genome shotgun sequence genome:
ACGCTTTTGTTTGGCTAATAAGCAAGTGTCTTTGAAGTTTGAGAATAAGTATCGAGTGGTTTTGATAAATTAAGGTTTGAGTACTTTTGTTTGGATGAAATGTCAAGTACTTTTGTTTAAGAGAAAAAAGTTTAGACCACTTTTGCGAAATTAAAGTTCGGACGCTTTTGTTTGGCTAATAAGCAAGTGTCTTTGAAGTATGAGAAATAAAGGATTTTTATTTGTGGATCCACAAAAAATAAGTacttaagaagaaaaaacagctgaaaaatGGAAGGGGAATTCAATCGAGAATCGGAATGGTTCGACTTGCGTGTCATTCCAGACCATGGTCAAAAAATACTGTTAAGTGAGCAAGTAAAGAATGCATGTGATGTATGTGTGGGAGGATTGTCTGAGAAAGATAGACAGGGAAAGAAAGAACAACCGtataaatggatgaatgaattctGTGAGGATGGCTGGTTCCCTCCATTATCAACTGCTGCCTGTTTAGTTTCACTGATGAAGGAAGTCGAgagtgagttaaaaaaaaaaaaaaaaagttaaaccaaATAGGAGCGTTTACGGTGGACTTAAATAGACACCCTGAAGTGCCACAAAAGGTAAGAGAACAGCTTTTAGCGCGTGCTTCCCGTTTTGAGAAAACTGTTAACGCTGAAATAACAGAACAGATGCAGCGTGAAAAAGCGGAACGAGATAAAATATTCAGACAAAGGGAACAGGAGATAGCAGCAGAGGAAGCTCAGAAGGGGCTTCCCCATGCGGTCGCAAACACTTATCACATCGCACATTTGCAAAATCAGGTGGCTGACTTAAAGTACCAAGTGCAGACTTTGTCAGGAACACACCCGGACTCCCTGTTACAAcagacacaataaaataaaagtgcgCCCCCTTTTGCTGAATCCACTCCACTGCGACCAATGACACGCTCTCAAACTGTTGTCCAAGCTCCAATGCTGGCCAAGGTTGATCCGGCTACTGGAGCCACTGCCATGTTTTATAAACCTCTTTCTCCTTCTGATCTAAGTGTTTTGATGCAGAAACTTCCGCCAATGCAGAATGGAGGAGAGAACTGGCTGAGATCGGTACAAAGGGCTGTCACAGGACAAATTTTAACAGCAGGAGACATGCGCGCATTGTTGACACATGCGTGTCCCCTCTCCCAACTGGAAACACTGATGAAGAATTCTTGTCTGATAAGTATAATGGACAATGAGGCACTCACAAGAGAGTATTACTTAACGTTGTTCACTGCACTAAGCGCGTTGTTTCCCATTCCTGATCTAGTCATCTCCAACTTAGTATTTGCTCCTAGAACAGATGAGGAAGCAGCGGCATATATTGACCGCGCTCTTGttgaatattcttcaaaaacagGCCATTTACCAACTGACTCTGCTCTGTATTCTCAAGTATTTAGAGCAGCAGTGCTGAAGGGCGTTCCCAAGTCTGTGGTGCAAGCCATGGAGGCGAATCCGGACCTTCCTGGAGCAGATCATGCTCGCTGGTTGTCACATCTGAAACACCACTTGAGGagacatgcaaaagaaaaagagtcaAAGCATGAGAAACACAGAACCACCGAATCGCAATTAGCTATAATGCAACTACAAAGTctcaaaaaacaagaagaaaatattaaaatcacaCCTGTGGCTTCCGTTGGGGCCTCGCTACCTAATGTTGTTTCTGAGTGCATGATGTATCAAACAGGGCCATTCATGGGTCGAGGTGCTCCGTTTGCTGGCAGAAATCAATGCTTCAGCTGTGGTCGTAACGGACACTGGGCAAGAGACTGCCGAGCGCGTCCCCTGGAGGGCAGAGACAGAGGAGGAAGTGGCCCGCCTAGAGGCGTGGTTATGGCcagcaaagaggaagaggatacggacagcaacagcagcaggttATGACTCAACAATATCCGCAGCAGAAGTCTTACCCTCAAGTGCCGAACCAACAGCACCTGCCACCGTCTGGGGGCCAGTATCCGCAATGATGGGGCCCCGAATCTACATGCCACGGTCTGCAGGAACCAATAATCGGACTGACGGTAGGAGGAACTATTTTACCTTTTATGGTCGATATGGGAGCCAGACATTCAACTGTTATGACATTAACACCTGAAAGTTCCCTTACTGCAAAAGGCATTTCCCTTGTTGGATTCCGGGGTGAAGAAACTATCCTGCAAATGACTACACCCGTACATACTTAGTGTTTTACACAAACTCTTTTACACTCGTTTGTGTATGCACCCAATTGCCCTGTCAACCTGTTGGGGAGGGATCTTCTCATCAAAACAGCTCCAACAATACTGTGCAGCCCGGATCGACTGATATTACAGTTTCCTGATGGACACACCTACTGTTGTTCCGGTGACGACACATCAAACATCTAGATGCAGGATTCAGAGCGACAACTACCAAGCATGACGTGCGCCACCGCCGACATCTACTGGGCGAAAATGGACACTGACTCACCCGGATGGACGGAAGCAGAGACCTTTTGGACTCAATGGTCGCCGTGGGTTCGTCACCTCAGACCCTATGAAATGGTTTCTGATTGTATGCATTACACTCTGTACTATGACAGGACAGGAGATGAGGTGTACAGCGAGGCTTTCCAAAATGTAGAAGGCAACATCTGGGAACTACAAATGGGTGACCTGTTCGTGGGAAAACCAGGTGTGGCTTTTTCAATTTCACTAACAcctgaacaacaaaaatggtaTATGATGACTCATCCATCAGATCCCACTATTCCACCATGTCATCCTCATGTGTCCCTGATGGTATCACCACAGCATACTGCAAAGGATTTGGGTCCGTTTGTCCTAAACTGCACACAGGCTATTGATTGGCAGCCAACTTTTCACGACACATTGCTATATTCTCGGTCTCTCGATGCATACTGGATACAGTCAGCACCGTATACACCAACATCAACCCTGGAGCACTGCTTGTTGGACAGACATCATGGACGAGAAACAACTGACAGTGAATTCGCCAATCCTATGGTACAATCTTTGCCTCTACATCTGTGGTCTACAGACCCAACAGACGTGGGATTGTGTCAAGTACAGCCggtgaaattcaaaatgaagcAGGTCGAATTGGCATTACAGAAACCATTGAAGGCTTGCTAAAAGCAGGAGTATTGTGCAAAATACGTGAGTCAGAGTATAATACACCCATTCTAccagttgaaaagaaaaatactggaAAATTCCGAATGGTACATGACCTTAGGGCAATAAATGCAGCGGTCTTGACACCAACACTTCCAGTACCCAATCCACACTCAGCCCTGTCTCAGCTCTCTCCGTCTCACACCCATTTTACTTGCATTGATCTGGCTAATGCATTTTTGTGCATTCCTCTTGACCCATCTATGAAGCAATACTTTGCATTTACTTGGAATAATGATTACTATTCTTACAACCGACTTCCACAAGGCTTTGTTCTGTCACCAGGACTGTTCAATGATCATCTCACACAACTTTTATCACCACTTCAACTTCCGGAAGGCGTGCTCTTAATACAATATGTAGATGACATATTGTTGGCCGCCCCTTCCGGGTCCTCATGTCTACAAGCCACCCAGCAACTCTTGTCTCATCTAGCGTCAGTAGGACTTAAGTGCTCCAAAAGCAAACTACAAATTGCAAGGTCACAAGTTTCCTTTTTGGGACGCCTTATTTCATGCAAAGGCACAGGGATGTCTCCCTCACACAAAGATGACATCTTACACCACCCGAAACCTGTCAATGTCAAACAAATGCTCGCCTTCTTAGGACTGTGCAACTACTCACGCCATCATGTCCCGGACTTTGCAGAACTTACACATCCTCTTCGCCAAATGGTTAACATTGAAGGAATGAGAAATTTGTCACATATCCTCACTTGGACCACTGAAGCGGAAAACTCTTTTGTAAACCTCAAACAGCACTTGTCCTCAGCTGACGCATTGGCTATTCCTGACTACAACAGAATGTTTTTCCTGGATGTTTCTGAAAAGACCAGCAGTGTATCTACTGCTCTTTATCAGAAGGGGGAATCAGGAGAAAGACAAATTTGTCTATATGCCTCTACGCCACTTGAAAAATACGAAAAGCGACATCCAGTATGCGCGGCGTTTGCCTCTGCGTTAGCTCGACTCATTCAAAAAACATCACACATCGTCTTACATCATCCATTGACAGTACGCACTTCTCACAGTACAGTACGTGACAAGGCATGTTTTCACCATGACAGGAGGAAGACAAAGGAAAATTGAGGTAATACTCACAGCCACATATCCTTTTTACACACGAAGGCATTAACATGGCTGAAGGGCTTTTTGAAGGACAGCCTCATTGCTGTACCCAACGAATCATAACAGATAACACATTTAGGGAAGATCTATATGGCATGCCCTTGCAAAATCCTGACTTGATACTATTCACGGACGGATGCTGTTTTAAAGGAGAACAAGGGCTCCAGTCAGGGTTTGCTGTAACAAAACTAACTGATACAGGATTTGTAACAATAGAAGCGGAAAAACTCAAAGGGCAACAATCTGCCCAAAGAGCAGAGATAATGGCAGTAACAGCCGCTCTCCAGCTTGCCCAAGACAAAACGACCAACATTTACACTGACTCGGCATATGCTCATGTAGTAGTACATACAGCCATGGCCGAATGGCAACGAAATGACTTCATGACCGCAACGGGAGTCCCCATAAAACATCATcaagaaatattaaaattgaaaGAAGCATTAATGATGCCCAAAGCAGTGGCAGTCTTAAAATGTAAAGGACACACTAAAAAGGATGATTTTGTATCAGCAGGAAATGACGCAGCGGATAAAGCGGGGAAAGCAGCGGCTGGTTATCTTCCCACCTTACAACTAGTTGTAAGTGAAACAGAATTAAAAGACAGACAGGAAGTAACAGAAGAGACAGTTAACTGTTGATAAGCGAAGCTCATGGAGCATGCCATGTAGGCGTGGAAGAAACACTGAGACGACTCCACACCTGGTGGCATCCTTTCATGAGAGCAATTGTTAAAAATGAACTACAGGATTGCAGTGTCTGTAGCAGATATAACAGCATGCCTACCACAAAACCACCCCAGGGAACTCACGATCCGGACGTGACGGCACCTGGGCAGGTGGTTTTGATGGATtttacagacatgattaaaagtgTGTCCGGTTACAGGTATCTACTAGTGATAGTGGATTCCTTCTCCGGTTGGCCTGAAGCCTATCCCTGCAAAACAGATACGGCAAACATAGTGGTTAAACATTTGATTAACCATTATATTCCATCTCATGGGTTCCCAAGTAAAATAAGGTCTGATAATGGgacccattttaaaaacaaacatttgcaggaAGTAGAAAAAGCCCTGGGACTGAAACATACATTTGGTTCAGTATATCACCCACAGTCCCAAGGACAAGTAGAAAGAATGAATCGGAACATTAAGGAAAAATTGGCCAAAGCTTTAGCTACTTCAAATCTCAATTGGCTACAAGCCCTTCCTTGGGCTTTGATGAATGTACGAATGTCACTCAATTCAGCCAAAGGCTGGACTCCATTTGAATGTCATACTAACAGACCGTTTCCGGCTCCAACAGCTCCACTGGCGA
Encoded here:
- the LOC133483479 gene encoding uncharacterized protein LOC133483479 — its product is MQDSERQLPSMTCATADIYWAKMDTDSPGWTEAETFWTQWSPTGDEVYSEAFQNVEGNIWELQMGDLFVGKPGGRQRKIEEMTQRIKRGKQRLVIFPPYN